A genomic segment from Amphiprion ocellaris isolate individual 3 ecotype Okinawa chromosome 17, ASM2253959v1, whole genome shotgun sequence encodes:
- the tescb gene encoding tescalcin b isoform X2 gives MVSFEQIGVLHKRFKQLSHNEETLRRDHFNEIPDLACNPIRAQIVEAFFDRRNFRQNGEGTVEEIGFEEFLVVMSHFRPPSLHMTEEQRESVRKEKLRFLFNMHDTDNDGTITLEEYRHVVEELLSRSGALGKETAKSIADAAMLEVASISMGHMEPDEFYEGITFEHFLKLLNEFEIESRMNIRFLNMDTTTLCK, from the exons ATGG tttcattcGAACAGATCGGAGTCCTGCACAAAAGATTCAAACAACTGAGCCACAATGAGGAAACTCTCCG GAGAGATCACTTCAATGAAATCCCAGATCTGGCCTGCAATCCAATCCGAGCGCAGATAGTAGAGGCTTTCTTTGACAGGAG AAACTTCCGTCAGAACGGCGAGGGGACGGTGGAGGAGATCGGTTTTGAGGAGTTCTTGGTGGTCATGTCTCATTTCAGGCCTCCGTCGCTGCACATGACAGAAGAACAGCGCGAGAGCGTCAGGAAAGAGAAACTGAGAT TTTTATTCAACATGCATGACACTGACAACGACGGGACAATCACCCTCGAGGAGTACAGACAT GTGGTGGAGGAGCTGTTGTCTCGTAGCGGAGCACTGGGGAAGGAAACAGCCAAAAGTATTGCAGATGCAGCCATGCTGGAGGTGGCCAGTATATCAATGGGCCACATG GAACCTGATGAATTCTATGAAGGAATCACTTTTGAGCATTTCCTCAAG TTGCTGAATGAATTTGAAATCGAATCAAGAATGAACATTCGATTTTTGAACATGGACACGACAACCCTGTGTAAGTGA
- the tescb gene encoding tescalcin b isoform X1, translated as MGALQSLPGQPEYIDLAEKTGFSFEQIGVLHKRFKQLSHNEETLRRDHFNEIPDLACNPIRAQIVEAFFDRRNFRQNGEGTVEEIGFEEFLVVMSHFRPPSLHMTEEQRESVRKEKLRFLFNMHDTDNDGTITLEEYRHVVEELLSRSGALGKETAKSIADAAMLEVASISMGHMEPDEFYEGITFEHFLKLLNEFEIESRMNIRFLNMDTTTLCK; from the exons ATGGGTGCGCTACAGTCCTTACCTGGTCAACCAGAATATATTGATCTGGCGGAAAAAACGGGCT tttcattcGAACAGATCGGAGTCCTGCACAAAAGATTCAAACAACTGAGCCACAATGAGGAAACTCTCCG GAGAGATCACTTCAATGAAATCCCAGATCTGGCCTGCAATCCAATCCGAGCGCAGATAGTAGAGGCTTTCTTTGACAGGAG AAACTTCCGTCAGAACGGCGAGGGGACGGTGGAGGAGATCGGTTTTGAGGAGTTCTTGGTGGTCATGTCTCATTTCAGGCCTCCGTCGCTGCACATGACAGAAGAACAGCGCGAGAGCGTCAGGAAAGAGAAACTGAGAT TTTTATTCAACATGCATGACACTGACAACGACGGGACAATCACCCTCGAGGAGTACAGACAT GTGGTGGAGGAGCTGTTGTCTCGTAGCGGAGCACTGGGGAAGGAAACAGCCAAAAGTATTGCAGATGCAGCCATGCTGGAGGTGGCCAGTATATCAATGGGCCACATG GAACCTGATGAATTCTATGAAGGAATCACTTTTGAGCATTTCCTCAAG TTGCTGAATGAATTTGAAATCGAATCAAGAATGAACATTCGATTTTTGAACATGGACACGACAACCCTGTGTAAGTGA